Proteins from a single region of Sesamum indicum cultivar Zhongzhi No. 13 linkage group LG5, S_indicum_v1.0, whole genome shotgun sequence:
- the LOC105162896 gene encoding uncharacterized protein LOC105162896, with amino-acid sequence MADYSTVTSEVDVSALKDTLCAQQELLQKLYKELDAEREASASAASEALSVILRLQGEKAAVKMEAEQYKRLSEEKICHAEESLEIFEDIIYQKEMELASLDYQVQAYRYKLLSIGYNDLGVGEVKFPENLLQRNESLGGESSLQSKGRRSSLPLSLKYKKVMNERSTSPELDLISKVVEEQTGQEMYDQMSDQGNKADNSTPGGISSYWEQIRKLDVRVKEIVGANYENSRSGTQSPSSVSSQISAGLCYLSNSGNQQNGKRTFSPEISICNPCERNKVAVLDETDRTECSKNNVAGDYSFSPNVHDVFEVPQVDQTIKSCESLEKCGKEDVVHPEAAKVYARDEPNQLKKVLQSKYFCKPSGAADIDCQLAVVEPRASVSETLPLPNQLTRTSEILEAEGLGEYTNREEELKLLRDIKELLNSLHDEIRSRKVKKSSTRDEPSLRPLQEAMLYFWL; translated from the exons ATGGCGGACTATAGCACAGTCACGTCCGAGGTTGATGTTTCTGCTCTAAAGGACACACTCTGTGCTCAGCAAGAGCTTCTTCAGAAGCTTTACAAGGAGTTGGATGCGGAAAGAGAAGCTTCCGCCTCTGCAGCTAGCGAAGCTTTATCGGTTATATTGCGCCTACAAGGAGAAAAGGCTGCAGTGAAAATGGAAGCTGAGCAGTATAAGAGACTCTCCGAGGAGAAGATTTGTCATGCAGAGGAATCTTTAGAGATATTTGAAGATATTATCTATCAGAAAGAAATGGAGCTGGCTTCTTTAGATTACCAAGTCCAGGCGTATAGGTATAAGTTGTTAAGCATTGGGTACAATGATCTTGGCGTTGGCGAGGTTAAGTTTCCTGAAAACCTTTTGCAAAGAAATGAAAGTTTAGGTGGGGAGAGTAGTCTTCAGAGCAAAGGAAGGAGGAGTTCTttacctctctctctcaagtATAAGAAGGTCATGAATGAAAGGTCTACTAGCCCGGAATTGGATTTGATTTCTAAGGTTGTGGAGGAACAGACAGGGCAAGAAATGTATGACCAGATGTCTGATCAAGGCAACAAGGCTGATAACTCGACTCCTGGAGGCATCAGTTCTTACTGGGAGCAAATCAGGAAATTAGACGTACGGGTGAAAGAGATAGTTGGAGCTAACTATGAAAATTCCAGGAGTGGGACTCAGTCCCCTTCATCTGTTTCTTCTCAGATAAGTGCAGGTTTATGTTATCTCTCTAACTCGGGTAATCAACAGAATGGAAAACGGACGTTCTCACCAGAAATAAGCATTTGCAATCCATGCGAGCGAAATAAAGTAGCTGTTTTGGATGAAACTGACCGGACTGAATGCTCTAAAAATAATGTAGCCGgtgattattctttttctccaaACGTACATGATGTCTTTGAAGTCCCTCAAGTTGATCAAACCATCAAATCTTGTGAATCACTGGAAAAATGTGGAAAAGAAGACGTTGTTCATCCAGAAGCTGCTAAAGTTTATGCAAGAGACGAGCCCAACCAGCTGAAGAAAGTGTTGCAATCCAAATACTTTTGCAAACCGAGTGGTGCTGCTGATATTGACTGCCAGTTGGCTGTTGTCGAGCCAAGAGCTAGTGTTTCTGAAACTCTACCCCTACCTAATCAACTTACCCGGACATCTGAGATTCTTGAAGCTGAGGGGCTGGGAGAATATACGAACAGAGAGGAAGAATTGAAATTGTTGAGAGACATCAAAGAGCTGCTGAATTCGTTGCACGATGAGATTAGGAGTCGGAAAGTAAAGAAATCCTCAACAAGAGACGAGCCATCCTTACGTCCTCTCCAAGAG GCTATGCTTTACTTCTGGCTTTGA
- the LOC105162898 gene encoding diphthine methyltransferase homolog isoform X1: MLVSCIFRLYMEMGSCILDGNADAVEFCPHESFYNVLAASTYVLQEGDQPSRSGCITLFDVDAEAGRLELIQKVETAGIFDIKWSPRLLQNPGRPLLAQADADGYVRIHSLQGSDSDGSKMHGNGLNELCGDCISSSMCLCIDWNSSATSMAVGLSDGSVSIISLDESQLNILQEWKAHDFELWAASFDIQQPMLVYTGSDDCKFSCWDLRDDPSNLVFQNTKAHTMGICCIAKSPSDPYTLLTGSYDECLRIWDVRSTSKPVNESSIRLGGGVWRIKHHPSTPGLVLTACMHNGFAIVKFDGNQVQVVEQYNKHGSLAYGADWQRGDVSVVGRKKSPVIATCSFYDRLLHVWTPEGDVFV; encoded by the exons ATGCTTGTTTCATGCATATTCAGGTTGTACATGGAGATGGGGAGCTGCATCTTAGATGGAAATGCAGATGCCGTGGAGTTTTGTCCCCATGAGTCGTTCTATAACGTGCTTGCAGCTTCCACTTACGTGCTTCAAGAGGGCGATCAACCAAGTCGGTCAGGTTGCATTACGCTCTTTGATGTTGATGCTGAAGCTGGCCGGCTCGAGTTGATTCAGAAAGTGGAAACGGCAGGGATTTTTGATATAAAGTGGAGCCCGAGGCTCTTGCAGAATCCAGGCCGTCCTTTGCTTGCTCAAGCTGATGCTGATGGTTATGTTAGGATTCATAGCCTGCAGGGCTCTGATTCAGATGGTTCAAAAATGCATG GGAACGGTCTAAATGAACTTTGTGGCGATTGTATCAGTTCTTCCATGTGCTTGTGCATCGATTGGAACTCATCTGCTACATCCATGGCAGTAGGCCTTTCTGATGGATCAGTTTCTATAATCTCACTTGACGAATCCCAACTGAACATATTACAAGAATGGAAAGCACATGACTTCGAGCTTTGGGCGGCTTCATTTGACATCCAACAACCAATGCTAGTATACACTGGCTCAGACGACTGCAAATTCAGTTGCTGGGATTTGCGTGATGACCCTTCTAACTTGgttttccaaaacacaaaagcTCACACAATGGGAATTTGTTGTATTGCAAAAAGCCCTAGTGATCCTTATACTTTACTCACAGGTAGCTATGATGAATGCCTAAGGATATGGGATGTCAGATCAACTTCAAAGCCTGTAAATGAATCTTCAATACGTCTAGGAGGAGGAGTGTGGAGAATTAAGCACCATCCATCCACACCAGGACTAGTCTTGACTGCTTGTATGCACAATGGATTTGCAATTGTTAAATTTGATGGGAATCAAGTCCAAGTTGTTGAACaatacaacaaacatggttCACTTGCGTACGGTGCAGATTGGCAAAGAGGAGACGTATCTGTGGTCGGGAGAAAGAAGAGTCCAGTAATTGCTACTTGCTCATTTTATGATCGGCTCCTTCATGTATGGACACCAGAAGGTGATGTGTTTGTATGA
- the LOC105162898 gene encoding diphthine methyltransferase homolog isoform X2: protein MEMGSCILDGNADAVEFCPHESFYNVLAASTYVLQEGDQPSRSGCITLFDVDAEAGRLELIQKVETAGIFDIKWSPRLLQNPGRPLLAQADADGYVRIHSLQGSDSDGSKMHGNGLNELCGDCISSSMCLCIDWNSSATSMAVGLSDGSVSIISLDESQLNILQEWKAHDFELWAASFDIQQPMLVYTGSDDCKFSCWDLRDDPSNLVFQNTKAHTMGICCIAKSPSDPYTLLTGSYDECLRIWDVRSTSKPVNESSIRLGGGVWRIKHHPSTPGLVLTACMHNGFAIVKFDGNQVQVVEQYNKHGSLAYGADWQRGDVSVVGRKKSPVIATCSFYDRLLHVWTPEGDVFV from the exons ATGGAGATGGGGAGCTGCATCTTAGATGGAAATGCAGATGCCGTGGAGTTTTGTCCCCATGAGTCGTTCTATAACGTGCTTGCAGCTTCCACTTACGTGCTTCAAGAGGGCGATCAACCAAGTCGGTCAGGTTGCATTACGCTCTTTGATGTTGATGCTGAAGCTGGCCGGCTCGAGTTGATTCAGAAAGTGGAAACGGCAGGGATTTTTGATATAAAGTGGAGCCCGAGGCTCTTGCAGAATCCAGGCCGTCCTTTGCTTGCTCAAGCTGATGCTGATGGTTATGTTAGGATTCATAGCCTGCAGGGCTCTGATTCAGATGGTTCAAAAATGCATG GGAACGGTCTAAATGAACTTTGTGGCGATTGTATCAGTTCTTCCATGTGCTTGTGCATCGATTGGAACTCATCTGCTACATCCATGGCAGTAGGCCTTTCTGATGGATCAGTTTCTATAATCTCACTTGACGAATCCCAACTGAACATATTACAAGAATGGAAAGCACATGACTTCGAGCTTTGGGCGGCTTCATTTGACATCCAACAACCAATGCTAGTATACACTGGCTCAGACGACTGCAAATTCAGTTGCTGGGATTTGCGTGATGACCCTTCTAACTTGgttttccaaaacacaaaagcTCACACAATGGGAATTTGTTGTATTGCAAAAAGCCCTAGTGATCCTTATACTTTACTCACAGGTAGCTATGATGAATGCCTAAGGATATGGGATGTCAGATCAACTTCAAAGCCTGTAAATGAATCTTCAATACGTCTAGGAGGAGGAGTGTGGAGAATTAAGCACCATCCATCCACACCAGGACTAGTCTTGACTGCTTGTATGCACAATGGATTTGCAATTGTTAAATTTGATGGGAATCAAGTCCAAGTTGTTGAACaatacaacaaacatggttCACTTGCGTACGGTGCAGATTGGCAAAGAGGAGACGTATCTGTGGTCGGGAGAAAGAAGAGTCCAGTAATTGCTACTTGCTCATTTTATGATCGGCTCCTTCATGTATGGACACCAGAAGGTGATGTGTTTGTATGA